In the genome of Ammospiza nelsoni isolate bAmmNel1 chromosome 28, bAmmNel1.pri, whole genome shotgun sequence, the window atgtttcagaaggcttgatttattattttatgatatatattatattaaaactatactaaaagaatagaagaaaggatttcatcagaaggctggctaagaatagaagaagaaagaatgataacaaaggcttgtgtccCAGAcaaagtccaagccagctgactgtgattggccattaattagaaacaaccacatgagaccaatcccagatgcacctgttgcattccacagcagcagataatcattgtttacattttgttcctgaggcctcccagcttctcaggaggaaaaaatcctaaggaaaggatttttcagaaaatatcatggctgtGTGCTCGAGGAGAGTCAGCCAAGGGTGAGGTGATGTGGGTGGCTGTAGCTAGCGGGGCTTTGTCCTCTACCCAAGGGCTCTCTCATTTCAGGTGCTAGCACTCGCAGCCAGCTTGCTCAAGGCTGGAAGGCAGGGCCTGGATCTGCTCTGTACCTTTGAGGGAAACCTGGACCTGTCCTGCCTGCCCCCGAGGAGCCATGGAGGACAAACGCAACATCCCCATCATCGAGTGGGAGCACCTGGACAAAAGGAAATTCTACGTCTTTGGCATTTGCATGACCATGATGATCCGCGTGAGCGTTTACCCCTTCACGCTCATCCGCACGCGGCTGCAGGTGCAGAAGGGCAAGAGCCTCTACAACGGCACCTTCGATGCCTTTGTGAAAATCCTGCGGACAGAAGGGGCGGCCGGGCTCTACCGAGGCTTCCTGGTGAACACCTTCACGCTGATCTCAGGGCAGTGCTACGTCACCACCTACGAGCTCACGCGCAAATACGTGTCGCGCTACAACAACAACAACGCCGTCAAATCCCTGGTGGCGGGAGGCTCGGCCTCCCTGGTGGCCCAGAGCATCACAGTGCCCATCGATGTGGTCTCCCAGCACCTCATGATgcagaggaaaggggaaagcaTGGGCAGGTTCAAGGTGCAGAACCAAGATGGCAAGCGGCTGCTGGTCTTTGGGCAAACCAAGGATATCATTGTACAGATTTTCAGGGCTGACGGTTTTCGAGGTTTCTACCGGGGTTATGTGGCCTCGCTGCTCACTTATATTCCCAACAGTGCTGTCTGGTGGCCCTTCTACCACTTCTATGCTGGTAAGTGAAAGGAGGTTTGAAATCTGTCTTATCCCAGGAGAGCCAGGAGCCCGTGGATGAACTCTTGGTGCTGTGGATTCAGCGggatttgttttctctctgggGGTGGGAGCAGAATCTGGCCTGAGCCAAGGAGCTGCATCTGGCTGTGTGGGAATTCTGCAGGTATTGGGTGGAAGTTTAACAGAGCAGCAGTGTTTCATGCAGACCAAGGGGTCCAGGTGCTATAGAACTCCAAATTGGATGGTTCCAAGCAAGTGGGGCTTTATGCATCTGCTTTAACTTTCTCTCCCACTTAACTCAAGTAGTGCCTTCTCCACAGGAGTGAGGAAGGCAGAATTTTGGAGCCACCATGTGAGTATAGTTCATCTTCCAGTTCATGTGAACTCAGGAATCTCATAGATGGCAAAGGGACTTTTAGAGCCACAAATCTCATGGCAAAACCAACAAGGGCTAAATCTTCCCTGGATTTCTGTCAGGTTTGCTGGATTTGCTTCAGTTTTGGCAACTTTAAAATTGACACTGAGTCTTTTGATGGAAAACTGCACTCAGCAGGAAGTTCTTTCTCCCTTGCTCAGTTCTTGTACTCCTTGGGGTGTTTCCAAAGATTAAAGGTATTGGCCAACTGAGGTTTATTTCTACCTATGATGATCCTTTAGATTTCTGCCCTGCAGCTTTGCACATGGTTTTTAGGAGCCTGGTTACCTAATTTCTGCCAAAAGGTGGTGGCAATGAGTACTTTGGGTTTTGCTGTACTGGGCCTAAAGTACATCTTGGAGGATTCTTCAAAATCCAGATGTCTCCAAGGTCCTGTGTGCTTTCCAGAGTTCTGGTAGCTAGAGGAAATGTTGGTGCTGCATTTAAATGGCAGTGGCAGCCTGTCATGTTGGTCTGTGCTTTGTGGGAGTGCTCCCATCAGTGTCCCTGTCAGCTGTTCATAAGACCAAAACCCAATGTACTAACTGTAAGATTTTCATGCCCAAAGGGCTCAGAGGAGGACAGGTAAGAAAAGGCAGCTGATATGGAGAAACCAGAGCTCTCAGCTTCCAGGTGTTTGCTCTTTCCCTGTCTTCTCAGTGGGAATTGAGATGGTGGGAAACATAAACCCCAGCTGTCAATGAATCTGCTCTGGCTGCATTTCCCAGTGCtctgtccctggagcagcagctggggtcCCTGAACCCTCCTTGGGTTCAAAGGACACTGCTGGCCCTGATTCCAGTCGGTGTTCAAAGTCTCAAACAGAGCTGCTTCCGTCCCTCCTGCCAGCCAGGCTTCCTCATTGCCAAAAATGGGGCTTTTGAACACTGCTGTGTCCAACTTCAACCAATGAAAGTGTGGGAGATTCAAATCCTATtggccaggcagcaggagcagagtgaggaGATCTGGGATCAGCACTAACCAGGGTATCTCCTGGACACTGTGCCCATTAGTGACAGCTTTCTGTACAAATCTCTGCTGACTCCTTCCAATGGAGCCTTGTCTTAAGGCTTCCTCCACCTTCTGAAGAGAGTGCGGTTTTTCATGCCCTGTTTTGGGGGTGTGGAAGCTGATTCTGTCCAGTTTGCCCCACAGGCCTAGGAGGCTGTGGCACAAAGCATGGGGAGTGTcctggagccagcagtgtgatgagtcctgctccctgtgctgtgccagctttCTG includes:
- the SLC25A44 gene encoding solute carrier family 25 member 44, whose protein sequence is MEDKRNIPIIEWEHLDKRKFYVFGICMTMMIRVSVYPFTLIRTRLQVQKGKSLYNGTFDAFVKILRTEGAAGLYRGFLVNTFTLISGQCYVTTYELTRKYVSRYNNNNAVKSLVAGGSASLVAQSITVPIDVVSQHLMMQRKGESMGRFKVQNQDGKRLLVFGQTKDIIVQIFRADGFRGFYRGYVASLLTYIPNSAVWWPFYHFYAEQLSSLTPKDCPHLLLQAISGPLAAATASTLTNPMDVVRARVQVEGKSSIILTFKQLIAEEGPWGLTKGLSARIISATPSTIVIVVGYETLKKLSLRPELVDSRHW